CCGGGTGATCCGGCCGATTTCCCTTAAAACCTGATCACCTGCCAGATGGCCGAAGGTATCATTAATGACCTTGAAATGATCAATGTCCAGGATAATCAGGGACAAGGGTTGATTATGACGGTTCGAGCGCTCACTTTCCCGACTTAAAACTTCATGAAAAAAACGGCGGTTATGAACGCCGGTTAAGGGGTCGGTGTTGGCATTAAGCCGCAGGGTTGCCAGGGCATTGATTTCCCCCAGGCGGATGGCCACATGCTGGAGGCAGAAATGAAGCAGTTGATCAGTCTCCCGGGTCCACCGGGGGCGGGATTCCCGCTTCCTGCCGATGATAAAAGCGGCCAGGAAGTGGTCCGGAGCGATCTTATGCGGTCCGGGAAGCGGACTGATAGTGGTTTGTGCCTGCCAGGCAAGATCGTCAAGTTCACTTAAGATCTCAAAGCGGATGTCTTTTTTACTGGCTGGGAGCTTCCGGAAAGCAGCCAGGCTGGCCTGAATGAGCCGCTGCCCGAAATCATTCTTGTGGTTCAGCCGGCGACTGGCAGAGTGGATAGTCAATTTCCCCTGCTGGTATTCAACAAAAATAATGCTTTCTCCGTCTGCCAGTTGGTACAGCAGCAGGCCGGCAGTGGACAACAGGCTGGCATCCTGAACCTTGGTGATGGCATCGAAAAAAGTCTGTAAGAACCGTAATGGC
This window of the Pseudomonadota bacterium genome carries:
- a CDS encoding GGDEF domain-containing protein: EDYSMIKNLQHYWQRGKNSLMTVFASGGNHKHPLLPLPQLAFSGISLTESETTFPLPDDNRKSPERSQPLRFLQTFFDAITKVQDASLLSTAGLLLYQLADGESIIFVEYQQGKLTIHSASRRLNHKNDFGQRLIQASLAAFRKLPASKKDIRFEILSELDDLAWQAQTTISPLPGPHKIAPDHFLAAFIIGRKRESRPRWTRETDQLLHFCLQHVAIRLGEINALATLRLNANTDPLTGVHNRRFFHEVLSRESERSNRHNQPLSLIILDIDHFKVINDTFGHLAGDQVLREIGRITRESIRAIDMVCRYGGEEFAIILPQTELESASLIAERLRTSIAEFPFSTGEERPLMVTASLGVACWHGSGYLSKQGTELIQASDRALYAAKDTGRNRTCTAQQPQGKSPGKGRKSVVFVSPAC